In Hyphomicrobiales bacterium, a single window of DNA contains:
- a CDS encoding alkaline phosphatase D family protein produces the protein MSLNITRRRFLASSAASGLALATPGLFVLAISRAQARPMLTHGVQSGDVDANSGMIWARADRPSRAMFEIATEESFKHARRLAPLDALPETDFAVKRLLVDLPSDQEIFYRISFVDLDDLAATSEPVTGHFRTAPASRRSVKFVWSGDTAGQGWGIDEAKGGMKTYATMAAHEPDFFIHSGDTIYADGPLKETVEIKGGGVWKNLMVPEKAKVAETLDEFRGQWKYNMLDEHVRAFNAAVPTFFQWDDHEVVNNWSPSKNLSEDERYTVKSVPLLSARAARAFHEMTPIRYMPAEPGRVYRKIGYGPLLDVFILDLRSYRGPNTANDQNGGGPETEILGGGQVRWLKRALTNSRATWKVIACDMPIGLVVRDGDTRFEAVANSIGGDPLGREREIADLLRFIDRADIDNVVWLTADVHYAAAHHYSPDKAAFQDFRPFWEFVTGPLHAGTFGPNDLDMTFGPEVKFVKAPPEGESNLPPSEGLQFFGLVEIDGGSEEMTVRLMDSADNELFAQVLAPVRGG, from the coding sequence ATGTCTCTGAACATTACACGCCGCCGATTTCTCGCTTCCTCCGCCGCTTCCGGCCTCGCGCTGGCCACTCCCGGCCTGTTCGTCCTTGCGATCAGCCGCGCCCAGGCGCGGCCCATGCTCACGCATGGCGTGCAGTCCGGCGACGTGGATGCGAATTCCGGCATGATCTGGGCGCGCGCCGACAGGCCCTCGCGTGCGATGTTCGAGATTGCGACCGAGGAAAGCTTCAAACACGCGCGGCGGCTGGCGCCGCTCGATGCGCTGCCGGAAACCGATTTCGCGGTAAAGCGCCTCTTGGTCGATCTGCCTTCCGACCAGGAAATCTTCTACCGCATTTCCTTCGTCGACCTCGACGACCTCGCAGCCACGTCGGAGCCGGTGACCGGTCATTTCCGCACAGCGCCCGCTTCCCGCCGCTCGGTCAAGTTCGTTTGGTCGGGCGACACGGCGGGCCAGGGCTGGGGCATCGACGAGGCCAAGGGAGGCATGAAGACATATGCCACCATGGCGGCGCACGAGCCGGATTTCTTCATCCATTCCGGCGACACGATCTATGCCGACGGACCCCTGAAGGAGACGGTCGAGATCAAGGGCGGCGGCGTTTGGAAGAACCTCATGGTTCCCGAGAAGGCCAAGGTCGCAGAAACACTCGACGAGTTCCGCGGCCAGTGGAAATACAACATGCTTGACGAGCACGTCCGCGCCTTCAACGCCGCCGTGCCCACCTTCTTTCAATGGGACGACCATGAGGTCGTAAATAATTGGTCGCCGTCGAAGAACCTGTCCGAGGACGAACGCTACACCGTCAAATCCGTACCGCTTCTGTCGGCCCGCGCCGCGCGCGCGTTCCACGAGATGACGCCGATCCGCTACATGCCGGCGGAACCGGGCCGGGTCTATCGCAAGATCGGCTATGGGCCGCTGCTCGACGTTTTCATTCTCGATCTGCGCTCCTATCGCGGTCCGAACACGGCCAACGACCAGAACGGCGGCGGACCGGAGACGGAGATCCTTGGCGGCGGTCAGGTGCGCTGGCTGAAACGTGCGCTGACCAATTCAAGGGCCACCTGGAAGGTGATCGCCTGCGACATGCCGATCGGCCTCGTGGTGCGCGACGGTGATACGCGCTTCGAGGCCGTTGCCAACTCGATCGGCGGCGATCCGCTCGGACGGGAGCGCGAGATCGCCGACCTCCTTCGCTTCATCGATCGGGCCGACATAGACAATGTCGTCTGGCTCACCGCCGACGTGCACTACGCCGCGGCTCACCACTACAGCCCGGACAAGGCCGCGTTTCAGGATTTCAGGCCCTTCTGGGAGTTCGTGACCGGACCGCTGCACGCCGGCACCTTCGGCCCGAACGACCTCGATATGACCTTCGGACCGGAGGTGAAATTCGTCAAAGCCCCGCCCGAGGGCGAATCTAATCTGCCGCCAAGCGAA